The window ATCCGCCGCCATGGCGGAGACTTCGAGACCTATCTCAGCGAGCGCAATCCCGGCACCGGCCAGCTCCCGGCGTATCTCGTAAAGGTGCGTGAGGGTAACACCGAGTGGGTGACGTACTTCCCGGGTGAGGCCGAGATGCGCGCCTTCCACGAGGAGAATCTCGACCTGAATCTTTTCGAGGACGAACCCGAAGCGCCAGCGCTCGATGAAAACGGCCAGCCCGTTGTGATCGAGGCCGTGGCCGCTCCTGCTGAGAAATCGTCGAAGAAGAACGGCGTCCATCGCCGCGCCCGCAAGGTGGAACTCTATGAGTCCACAGCCGTGCAGAAGCTCATCGCGGAGCTGGACAAGAAGGGGCTCCACGTCGACCACTTCTCCAACAGTGATACGCCGCTCTTTGAGCTGATCGAAGGCGAGGGCGAGAAATCCACCACGCATCCGGTGTTCTCCATCCCCGAGATCCTCCAGCGCGTGCTGGATATCGGCAAGAAGGGCATGCAGATCCAGCGATTCAAGGGCTTGGGTGAAATGAACCCGAAGCAGCTCTTTGAGACGACGATGAACCCCAACAAGCGTAGACTCCTCCGCGTGGATCTCAACGAGGACAACGCGCTGAAGGCCGATGAGATGTTCACCATCCTGATGGGCGACGTCGTCGAACCGCGCCGCCAGTTCATCGAGGACAATGCGCTGAACGCCCGCCTGGACGTTTAATCCCACCCCAGATTTCCGAAGTACATGTACACTCTCAACGAGCGAGTAGAAAAAATCGACGTAGCCGATGAGATGTCGAAGTCGTTCCTCGACTATTCGATGTCGGTCATCATTTCCCGCGCTCTGCCGGATGCGCGCGACGGCCTGAAGCCATCGCAGCGCCGCATCCTTTTCGCGATGCACGAGCTGAGCCTTTATCCGCCGCGCAAGCACATGAAGTGCGCGAAGATCTGCGGTGATACGTCTGGTAACTATCACCCCCACGGCGAAGCGGTCATTTACCCGACCCTCGTGCACATGGCTCAGCCCTGGGCGATGCGCGACACGCTGATCGACCCGCAGGGGAACTTTGGTTCGGTGGAAGGCGACCCGCCGGCTGCCATGCGTTACACCGAGGCTCGCTTCACGCCCCTCGGCGGCACGCTTCTCGACGACCTGGAGAAGGACACCGTCGACCTCGTGCCGAACTACGACGAACGTCTCACCGAGCCAGTGGTATTTCCTGCTGCGTTCCCGAACCTGCTGATCAATGGCGGCACGGGTATCGCGGTCGGCATGGCGACGAACATCCCGACGCACAACCTGATCGAGATCATCAACGGCATCTGCGCCCAGATCGACGATCCGGATATCACGATCGAAGGTCTCATGGCCTACATCAAGGGGCCGGATTTCCCGACGGGCTGTCTGATTCAGGGCTCGACCGGCATCAAGTCGTACTTTGAAACCGGTCGTGGCTCGGTGCGCGTGCGCGCCCGTGTCGGCACGGAAGAGGCCAAGGGCGGCCGCGAGAATATCGTCATCACGGAAATTCCGTTCGGTGTAAACCGCGCCGACCTCGTGAAGCGCATCGCGGAACTCGTGAACGAGAAGGTGCTCACGGGCATCAGCGATGTGCGCGACGAATCCGACGAGCAGACCCGCGTCGTCGTCGACCTCAAGCGTGATGGCAATCCGAAGGTCATCATCAACAATCTCTACAAGCACACCGCGCTGGAGACCTCCTTCAGCGTGAATATGCTGGCGATCGATCACGGCAAGCCGCGCCTTCTTTCTCTCAAGGACGCGATCAACTGCTACATCGAGCACCGCCGCGAGGTCGTGCTGCGCCGCACCCGCTACCTGCTCAGCCAGGCCGAGATCGAAGCCGAGAAGCTCGAGGGTTACCTCATCGCTCTCGCAAACCTTGATGATTTCATCCGGATCATCCGCGACTCACGCGATCGCGATGAAGCCAAGGGTCGTTTGCTGGAGCTCAGCTGGACCCGTGAGATCGTCGAGCAGATCGGCATCCTCATTCGCGACGAGGCCCGCCTCATCAATGGCCACTATCGCTTCACCGAGAAGCAGGTGACCAGCATCCTCGACCTGCGCCTGTATCAGCTGACCGGCCTTGAGCGCGACAGCATCAAGGGCGAGTACGACGAACTCCTCAAGGTCATCCGCGATCTCCTCGACATTCTGGCCAAGGAGTCCCGAGTGCTGACGATCATCAAGGAAGAGCTGCGCGACATTCAGAAGCGTTACGGCACGGAGCGCCGCACGCAGATCGTTCCAGCCGAGGGCGAAATCGCCATCGAGGACCTGATCGCCAATGAGGGCGTGATCGTGACGCTCACGCACAACGGCTTCATCAAGCGCACGCTGGTGAGTGCCTACCGAGCGCAGAAGCGCGGCGGCAAGGGCGTGATCGGCATGACGGCACGTGAGGCGGAGAATGAAGAGGACAGCGACTTCGTTGAGCATCTCTTCACCGCGACCACGCACGACTACCTGATGTTCTTCACGCAGACCGGTCGATGCTACGTCGAGCGCGTGTTTGAGATTCCCGAAGGCTCCCGCGCGAGCAAGGGACGTTCCATCGCGAACTTCCTCGAGCTGCGCAATGACGAAAAGATCACGGCGACGATCCGCATTCAGGGGCAGAAGAAGGAAGAGGATACGTGGAGCAACCAGCTTCACATCGTCTTCGCGACCCGTAGCGGCATCGTGAAGAAGAGCAATCTCAGCGACTTCAAAAACATCCGCAAGGGCGGCATCATTGCCATCAAGATCGAGGAAGGCGACCACCTCATTGACTGCAAGCTCACGGGCGGGCAGGACGAGATCGTGCTCATCACTCACGAGGGCATGAGCATTCGCTTCCACGAGGAAGAGATGCGCGACCAGGGCCGCGACACCGTCGGCGTGTGGGGCATCCGCCCGAACAAGGGCGACTACATCATCGCTGCGGCGGTGGTGGAGAAGGATGCCTACCTGCTGGTGGCCGGAGAGAACGGCATCGGCAAGCAGACGGAATTCGAGGAATACCGCGTGCAGAGCCGCGGCGGCAAGGGTGTCATCACCATGAAAACCACCGAGAAGACTGGTGGCGTGGCCGGTGCGCTGACCGTGCGCGATAAAGACGAGATCATGCTCATCACGAACAAGGGCAAGATGGTCCGCACGAAGGTCGACGGCATTCGTGTGACCGGCCGCAACGCCCAGGGCGTGAAGCTGATCGACATGCGCGAAAGCGAAAACCTCCAGGCCATCGCGCCAGTCGTGAGCGAGCCGGAGGACGAGGATTCCAGCGCCCAGGCGTAAGCCTAACCTATCGTGAAACTCCAGTGGGGCATTCTGAGCACCGGGCGTATCGCCCGGCGCCTGGCCCAGGCGCTGGCAGTTTCCCAGACGGGGGAGCTGGCCGCCGTGGCCAGTCGCTCCCTGGAACCGGCCCGCGCGTTCGCTGAGGAATTCGGCGTGCCGCGAGCTTATGGTTCCTATGAGGAACTATTGGCTGATCCTGGCGTGCAGGCAGTCTATCTCGCCACGCCGCACCCGTTCCATCTGGAGTGGGTGATCAAGGCGGCGGAAGCGGGGAAGCATATCCTCTGCGAAAAGCCAGCCGGGATGAATGCTCGCGAGGTTGAGCAGATGCTTGCCGCGGCGAAGCGACATGGCGTCTTTTTCATGGAAGCCTTCATGTACCGCTGCCATCCGCAGACAGCGAAGGTGATCGAGATTTTACGCTCGGGGCGACTGGGTCAGGTGAAAACGATCGAGTGCAGCTTTGGCGGCCTGCCCGCCTATGAGCCGAAGAGCCGACTGTTTGCGCGGGAACTCGGTGGGGGAGCGATACTTGACATCGGCTGTTATTGCGCGTCGATGGCAAGGCTGGTCGCGGGTGTTTCGCTGGGTCGGGAGCTCGCGGAGCCGCTTGAAATCAAGGCGCTAGGGCAGCTTGATTCGGGCGAGGGAACAGATTTGCAGGCTCATGCGGTGCTGCGGTTTGAGGGCGGGATTTTTGCCCATCTGTCGACATCGATGGTCGCGCCGCTGGAGAATTGCGTGCGAGTGCACGGCACAGCCGGAGTCATGACGATCACGCAGCCATGGATCGCGGGATCGGCGGGTGCTTCGATCATCCTGAAGGACTACGCCAGCAATACCGCCGAGACGATTTCCACCGAGGACGCGACCGATCTGTATGCCTACGAACTCGATGCCGTGGCGCAGTATCAGAACGAAGGTGAGTCACCGTGGCCTGCGATGACCGGGGAGGATTCGCTGGGAAATCACCGCCTCCTCGACGCATGGCGCAAGGAAATCGGTCTGACTTATCCAGCGGACGAGGTTTTTTAGGCGCGGCCGAAAGGCTTGCGGTTTTGGAGCACAGGGTGAAAATTACGCCGTATGAGCCGTATCCTTGCCCTCCTACTCTTGGTTCTCCCGGTATCTGTCTCCCTCGCCAATGACGAAGCCGACATTCGCACGGCAGTGCAGGGATTTTACGACAGCTATATCCAGGCTCTGCCCAAGCTGAACGGCTACAAAGGGACAATGAACTTCGTGGCGAAGGACCCGCGCGTGACGCCGGAATTTGCGACAGCTTTGCGCAAGGTTTACACCAAGGCGCTCAAGGATGATCCTGAGCTCGGCTACGGCTCCGACGCGATCGTGTGCGGCCAGGACTGGCCGGACAAGGGATTTCAGGTCGGCAAGATCAAGATCGACCGAGATGGCGACGAAGCCGATGTGAAAGTGGTCAGTCGCGAACCAAATTTCAAACACACCATCGATGTCGAGGTGGTGAAGAGAAATGGCCGCTGGCTCATTAATGAGATCGGCGACATTTCGGGCGATTAAGGCACCTCGGAAGAAAAGCCGGACGAGCGAGGTCTGCCCGCCCGGCTATTTTGGTCGGTTCGTTAGGATTTCAGGCGCTTCTGCAGCCAGTTGAAACAGTCGTTCACCCAGGGAATGCCGTCCTTCATTCCCAGGCCGTGTCCGCCATCCTGGTAGATGTGAAGTTCGAAAGGCACTCCGGCCTTGCGGAGAGCTGACGCGAAATGCACGGCATTCTCGACCGGCACGGCACCATCCTCGTAGGTGTGCCAGATGAATGTCTGCGGGGTTTGAGCCGTGACGTTCTTTTCGGCGGACATGGCCTCCAGCATGTCTTGCTCAGCATCGACGCCGAGGAGATTTTCCTGCGAACCCTTGTGGGTGAAGTCACCCATCGTAATCACCGGGTAGCAGAGGATGCCGAGATCGGGGCGGGAGGACTCGCGATCAATCGGGTCGCTGGCGTTGGCATCAGCCTCGATCCACTGGGTCAAAACCGTGGCGGCGAGGTGGCCGCCGGCGGAAGAGCCAATGATGACGATCTTTTTGGGATCATACCCGCGCTCGGCTGCCTGCGAACGAACGATGCGCACAGCGCGCGAGGCGTCTGTAAGCATGGTGGGATGGCGATAGCCATCGGAGCCGAGGCGGTAGTTGCAGACAAAGGCGTGGAAGCCCCAGAGTTGGAAAAGACCGGCGAAACCTTCTCCCTCCTGGCCGGAGAGAAAGCCATAGCCGCCTCCCGGGAGGATGACGACGGCGCAGTCGCGGAAGGTGTTGCCGAAGGGTTCGTAGATGTCGAGGGTGGGAATGTCGGCGGGCGATGAACCCTTGGCATAAGGGGCGGGTCCATCCCAGAGAGGAATCGATTTCACGAGGGCGAACTTGCTCCCAAATCCGGGAGGGGGTCAAGGACTGGTCGGGGGATTTGTTGACGAGGCTGTTTAATGCGGTAAGATACCAATCGGTATGTATGAGTAGAGTGAAGGAGGGTCAGATCCCGACCAGGGAAAAGCTGGTCGATGCCGCCGTGCGATTAATGCTGAAGCGAGGCTTCGTGGCCACCGGCGTGGACGATGTCTGCGCGGAGGCGGGAGTCACGAAGGGCGCGTTCTTTCATTACTTCAAGTCCAAGGAGGACATCGGCGTGGCTGCGCTGCAGCGGTGGGCCGATTTTGGTATGGCACTCTACGCCGAAGCTGAGCGACTGGATATTTCCGCGGACCCGCTCGTCCGCGTCCATAAGATGCTCGATATCATGACTGGCTTCGCTCAGCAGCCGGAGGAATGCGTCTGCTGCCTGGTGGGGATGTTTGCGCAGGAGATGTCCTTTACGAACGAGCATCTGCGCGAGGGCAGCGCCAAGGCTTTGGCGGATTGGACCTCCTATGTGGCGAAGCTTCTCCAAGAGGCGAAAGACATTCACAAGCCAGTTGCCGATTTCGATGTTGAAGGAGTGGCCTGGTTTCTTAACAGCATCTGGCAGGGCTCGATGCTGATCGGCAAAACACAGCCGGATTCCACGGTGGTCGTCCAAAACCTCCGGTACGCGCGAGACTATGTGGACAGCCTGTTTTTCGGCTCCAAGGCGCCTGAGAAAGCGGGGCAGGGAAAGAAAGCCAGCTAGTCGGATTTTCGTCGACGGCTTTTGCGGTTGGTGATTTCAGAACGGGCTTTTTCGGCAAGTTGTTCGTAATCCGCGCGGATACGATCGAGGTCGGCCTCCTCGAGCTTCTCGAGATCGAGCATGGAGTTGTTCGCAGCGCGCGTGGCGCGGATGAGTTCGTCCAGCTTGATCTGAAGAGCCTCGGTGTCGCGGTTCTGAGTGTTCTGAATCAAGAATACCATCAGGAATGTCACGATGGTCGTGCTCGTATTGATGATCAGCTGCCAGGTATCGCTGAATCCGAAGATGGGGCCCGAAATCCCCCAGACGACAAGCAACCCCACTGCTGCCACGAAGGTAACCGGCTGCCCCGACCAGTGGGCGCAACGCTGGGCGAATCGCGTAAACCAACTGGTGCGATGAGAGGAAGTGCGAGCTTTCACGACGAAAAGGCTGTTTGCCTAATCATCGTGAAGAAACAGGCTGGTGGACGTAAGAATTACCAACGCTCTTAATCCGGAGCATTCGCCGCTGCGGGAGCCCAAGGATCGTAGTCCTCCTCGAAATCAGAGAACCATCGACGCTCATGTGCCTAGCGGGCACGAGGTCTCTGGGGCTGCATGCACAACGCACCTTGGATAATGACTGAGCGAGCAGCTTAATAGTGGAGTTCATCGTGACATCGTCTCCCAGGAAGTGAGGAAGAGAGGACGAGCGTCTTGATCAAATGGAGGCTTGGTCTCATTTCTTTCTGAAGCAGCGACATGTCTCACAAAGAGTTTACCTGGGCCGATATCGGAAGGTCTATGGGGGATGCAGGCGTCGACCATCGGGATATCGAGAATGTTTCGGCGGGGCTATGTTCTCTGTCGGCTCCCATTGACGGGTTCAGGAACGTTCTGCTTCAATGCGCGCTTCTTGCCAATTTCCACGTACTCCATGCGAAAGTCATTTGTTTCGTTCGGCCTGATTCTTCTTTCCGTTCCCGCCTTTGCCCAGACGCCTGCTGCGGCGCCGCTGCCTCCGTATGAGGTGCCTCCGGTGTTGGATGCGCGGGTGATTTTGCGGCCAGAGTTTGACCGGGGTTACAACTTCGCCGTGCAGCCTCCGGTACCGACGAGTCGGGGGTTGAATCACTTTACCATCGATACGGCGGATTCCGGGGTCAACCTGGCGGAAGGCAACACGGCGTTGATCCAGCGTATCGCGGAGATCCAGGCAATCGCCAAGCTGCGCGAGGTGTCTCGCAGCGAGAGCTACAAGCAGGCGCTGCAGCGGGCAGCGAAGAGTCCTTTGGCGCTCGCGCAGAACCTTATCGAGCATCCGGTAGGAACCGTGGGTGATCTGGGCAAAGGACTATGGAATACGGTAAATGGGGTTGGCCAAGCGGTGAAGGAAGCGGGGCAAGGGCGTAAACAGTCCAAGTACGAAGATTCCACGCTTGAAGGCGCCATTGGGTTTAGCAAGGCGAAGCGGCAGATCGCGCTCAGCCTGGGTGTTGATCCTTATTCAACAAATCCAGAGCTGCAAAAAGAGCTGAAGAGCATTGCCTGGGCGGCCTACGCCGGGCAGATGACGCTGACCGGCGCTCTCATGCCGGTGGGTGGTGCGGTGGGGCTGACTTTGAGATCAGTCAACACGGGCAGCCAGACCTATGCGGCGCTGCGCGATCTCAGCCCGGCGGACCTCAGGCTGCGCAACCTGAAGATCCTTCTCGCGATGGGCATCGATCGCGCTCACGCCAACGCGTTTCTCAACAACCCTGCGCTTTCCCCGATGCATCAGACGGTGATCGTGGATTCGCTGGCGCAACTGCGTGGAGCGAAGGGGCGGGCGATCTACGTCAAGCTGGCGACGGCGGCAGCCAACGAGACTGAGGCGATCCGCTATACGCGGCAGGCGCAATTGCTTGCTGCGATCAATCGCTCGCAGCCGATCTCGGCGGTCTTTAACTACCGTCGCGCGCCGCTGGCAATGAACCAGCACGGGGCATTGATCATTCCGCTCGAATGGGATTACGCGGCATGGACGAAGGAGAGCGCGGGCTTTCTCGATGTGGTGAAGTCAGGGCATATTGCCGGACACCAGTTTAGCTCCGTGCAGCTTTATCTGACTGGCGTGGCTTCACCGACGTTGAAGTCCGTTCTCGCAGCCAACCACATCGCGTTGGCGGAGAAATCACTTCCGGGGCCGCTGAGATAGGGCGACGGTCGGGTGGCTTGGTTCAGGGCTTGGCGATCTTGTTGTAAATCTCTTCGATTTTCGCCTGGGGCAGAGCACCCTCGGTTCCGTTTTCCGCGCCGTAAATGGTGAGATCATCGATCATCCCCTGAAACGGTCGTACACCGGAAGAGACGTTGCCCACTTCCAACCCGCCGGAAAAGGGGGGGAGTCTGCCAGCGTCAACGGAACGGGTGCAGACGAGAGTAAGTCCGGCGTCAGTGGCACCCACGTAGAAGTTCACATTATCCATGGTGCGGGTGCCATCATAGGTAATGGCAAAGAACATCCACATTCCCACCTCTGTATAGTTGGGCTCGCTGTTGACAAAGACAGGAGTGCCGTTGTCTGGAACGACTCCGAACTGAAGCTCGCCGCTACTGCCGGCCTGCACGTAGAAGGTTTTCCCGACAATGATGCGGGCTGCACCTGTGATGGGCGCCTGAGGTTTAATCCAGCCGGTAATCGTCAGGGATTCCAGCCCACCAAGTGCCGACAGTCCCTCTGCGTTTCCCGACACGGTGGCGACGGGACCGGTGTTTGGCGGGTTATTGGCTCCCATGCCATTAGCTCCGGAGAGGTCCAGGGCATAGTCACCGGGCTTGCCGGAGGCTCCCCCGCCATCAGGAGTGAAAAGCGATGTTTGGACTTTGTCATTCTTCATCGCCAGAGCAGCGGCGCCCGCGGAGCCGGAGCTTTCCGCCATTTCTCCGCTGCCCTCATTGAATTTCCATTCAATAAGCTGGGCCTGCGAGAGTTCGAGGCCGAGGCCGAAAGAAAATGTCGCGATAAAACTGAGTTTTAGGAAATCGGGGAAGTTAATGGCGACCATGAGAAAAAAGGGGGAGTTATGGTTTGCTCGTAGACGATGAGGGCGCCGTCGCAGGCTGGCCAAAGTAAGAGGTCAAGGTGCCCCAGGAAGGCAGGATGATCAAGTCCACTCCCTCTGGGCGATGCTTCTGTATGGTCTCGCGAACGTAGGGGAGATCGAGACCTTTCTCGACCACATAATGCTGATAAATGAGCTCGTATCCGGGTCGGAATTCTCCGCGGCCCTTGGGACTGATGGGAACCTCTCCAAGGACCTTTACATCCTGTCCGGCAAGATATTTTGCCATGTATTCGTACCCTGTGGCGAGCCGGTTTCCTGCCGCAGAGTAGAGATCAATCCCCT of the Terrimicrobium sacchariphilum genome contains:
- a CDS encoding Gfo/Idh/MocA family protein, which codes for MKLQWGILSTGRIARRLAQALAVSQTGELAAVASRSLEPARAFAEEFGVPRAYGSYEELLADPGVQAVYLATPHPFHLEWVIKAAEAGKHILCEKPAGMNAREVEQMLAAAKRHGVFFMEAFMYRCHPQTAKVIEILRSGRLGQVKTIECSFGGLPAYEPKSRLFARELGGGAILDIGCYCASMARLVAGVSLGRELAEPLEIKALGQLDSGEGTDLQAHAVLRFEGGIFAHLSTSMVAPLENCVRVHGTAGVMTITQPWIAGSAGASIILKDYASNTAETISTEDATDLYAYELDAVAQYQNEGESPWPAMTGEDSLGNHRLLDAWRKEIGLTYPADEVF
- the gyrA gene encoding DNA gyrase subunit A, with amino-acid sequence MYTLNERVEKIDVADEMSKSFLDYSMSVIISRALPDARDGLKPSQRRILFAMHELSLYPPRKHMKCAKICGDTSGNYHPHGEAVIYPTLVHMAQPWAMRDTLIDPQGNFGSVEGDPPAAMRYTEARFTPLGGTLLDDLEKDTVDLVPNYDERLTEPVVFPAAFPNLLINGGTGIAVGMATNIPTHNLIEIINGICAQIDDPDITIEGLMAYIKGPDFPTGCLIQGSTGIKSYFETGRGSVRVRARVGTEEAKGGRENIVITEIPFGVNRADLVKRIAELVNEKVLTGISDVRDESDEQTRVVVDLKRDGNPKVIINNLYKHTALETSFSVNMLAIDHGKPRLLSLKDAINCYIEHRREVVLRRTRYLLSQAEIEAEKLEGYLIALANLDDFIRIIRDSRDRDEAKGRLLELSWTREIVEQIGILIRDEARLINGHYRFTEKQVTSILDLRLYQLTGLERDSIKGEYDELLKVIRDLLDILAKESRVLTIIKEELRDIQKRYGTERRTQIVPAEGEIAIEDLIANEGVIVTLTHNGFIKRTLVSAYRAQKRGGKGVIGMTAREAENEEDSDFVEHLFTATTHDYLMFFTQTGRCYVERVFEIPEGSRASKGRSIANFLELRNDEKITATIRIQGQKKEEDTWSNQLHIVFATRSGIVKKSNLSDFKNIRKGGIIAIKIEEGDHLIDCKLTGGQDEIVLITHEGMSIRFHEEEMRDQGRDTVGVWGIRPNKGDYIIAAAVVEKDAYLLVAGENGIGKQTEFEEYRVQSRGGKGVITMKTTEKTGGVAGALTVRDKDEIMLITNKGKMVRTKVDGIRVTGRNAQGVKLIDMRESENLQAIAPVVSEPEDEDSSAQA
- a CDS encoding TetR/AcrR family transcriptional regulator; its protein translation is MSRVKEGQIPTREKLVDAAVRLMLKRGFVATGVDDVCAEAGVTKGAFFHYFKSKEDIGVAALQRWADFGMALYAEAERLDISADPLVRVHKMLDIMTGFAQQPEECVCCLVGMFAQEMSFTNEHLREGSAKALADWTSYVAKLLQEAKDIHKPVADFDVEGVAWFLNSIWQGSMLIGKTQPDSTVVVQNLRYARDYVDSLFFGSKAPEKAGQGKKAS
- a CDS encoding DUF3828 domain-containing protein, whose amino-acid sequence is MSRILALLLLVLPVSVSLANDEADIRTAVQGFYDSYIQALPKLNGYKGTMNFVAKDPRVTPEFATALRKVYTKALKDDPELGYGSDAIVCGQDWPDKGFQVGKIKIDRDGDEADVKVVSREPNFKHTIDVEVVKRNGRWLINEIGDISGD
- a CDS encoding alpha/beta hydrolase; amino-acid sequence: MKSIPLWDGPAPYAKGSSPADIPTLDIYEPFGNTFRDCAVVILPGGGYGFLSGQEGEGFAGLFQLWGFHAFVCNYRLGSDGYRHPTMLTDASRAVRIVRSQAAERGYDPKKIVIIGSSAGGHLAATVLTQWIEADANASDPIDRESSRPDLGILCYPVITMGDFTHKGSQENLLGVDAEQDMLEAMSAEKNVTAQTPQTFIWHTYEDGAVPVENAVHFASALRKAGVPFELHIYQDGGHGLGMKDGIPWVNDCFNWLQKRLKS
- a CDS encoding LamG domain-containing protein translates to MVAINFPDFLKLSFIATFSFGLGLELSQAQLIEWKFNEGSGEMAESSGSAGAAALAMKNDKVQTSLFTPDGGGASGKPGDYALDLSGANGMGANNPPNTGPVATVSGNAEGLSALGGLESLTITGWIKPQAPITGAARIIVGKTFYVQAGSSGELQFGVVPDNGTPVFVNSEPNYTEVGMWMFFAITYDGTRTMDNVNFYVGATDAGLTLVCTRSVDAGRLPPFSGGLEVGNVSSGVRPFQGMIDDLTIYGAENGTEGALPQAKIEEIYNKIAKP
- a CDS encoding low affinity iron permease family protein, with amino-acid sequence MKARTSSHRTSWFTRFAQRCAHWSGQPVTFVAAVGLLVVWGISGPIFGFSDTWQLIINTSTTIVTFLMVFLIQNTQNRDTEALQIKLDELIRATRAANNSMLDLEKLEEADLDRIRADYEQLAEKARSEITNRKSRRRKSD